One segment of Haloplanus natans DSM 17983 DNA contains the following:
- a CDS encoding helicase HerA domain-containing protein, with the protein MTETDTETITVADVSDGPGGDADADPGTPVSLPVVELLTGRGFVTGKSGSGKSNTASVLVENLLANNFPVLVVDTDGEYYGLKEEFELLHAGADDECDIQVSPEHAEKIASLALEGNVPIILDVSGYLDEDEGKELLLAVARNLFAKQKKLKKPFLMLVEEVHEYIPEGGGLDETGKMLIKIGKRGRKHGLGIVGISQRPADVKKDFITQCDWLVWHRLTWNNDTNVVSRIIDAEHASAVEDLGDGEAFLMTDWSESVRRVQFHRKRTFDAGATPGLDDFERPELKSISDDLVSDLREISDEQERRESELADLRQEVEKKEQRIRDLESELEEARDLSRMADRFAQAMLQKAEAPYRGGEGRNLAHTGTVAADQAELREYEAGNDAEADAEAGTAPDAETDSEAGTAPRPDIEPNEWPTPGVMAGSGDGGEGAGSASEQTDVTFGDADPMAADGTSEAPADTNTDAESESGVSTGPEPGTREAVVAGLREEIEALSGLSRRMLAHYRTEGPSAPVDAHVAAGGTPAEPMAYGRNRPLRTAGFVEHVEEDRYRYVLPERVADAFDGGLAGDALDEAVRDVERAFVDEETLAAEAADVRADDERDEVEVVHDDVAGDDGFVDEDAVLVEESGGTPASADDATRQQMASGSGDDDPASRTDAEIL; encoded by the coding sequence ATGACGGAGACGGATACGGAAACCATCACGGTCGCGGACGTGAGCGACGGCCCCGGCGGCGACGCCGACGCCGATCCGGGGACGCCGGTCTCGCTCCCGGTCGTCGAACTGCTCACCGGCCGGGGGTTCGTCACGGGGAAGTCGGGGTCGGGGAAGTCCAACACCGCGTCGGTGCTGGTCGAAAACCTGCTTGCGAACAACTTCCCGGTCCTCGTCGTGGATACTGACGGCGAGTACTACGGCCTGAAAGAGGAGTTCGAACTCCTGCACGCGGGCGCGGACGACGAGTGTGACATCCAGGTCAGCCCGGAGCACGCCGAAAAGATAGCGTCGCTGGCGCTGGAAGGGAACGTCCCCATCATCCTCGACGTGTCGGGCTACCTCGACGAGGACGAGGGCAAGGAACTCTTACTGGCGGTCGCCCGGAACCTGTTCGCCAAACAGAAGAAGCTAAAAAAACCCTTCCTGATGCTCGTCGAGGAGGTTCACGAGTACATCCCCGAAGGCGGTGGCCTCGACGAGACGGGGAAGATGCTGATCAAAATCGGGAAGCGCGGCCGAAAACACGGTCTCGGCATCGTCGGCATCAGTCAGCGACCGGCCGACGTAAAGAAAGATTTCATCACCCAGTGTGACTGGCTGGTGTGGCACCGGCTGACGTGGAACAACGACACGAACGTCGTGAGCCGGATCATCGACGCCGAACACGCGAGCGCCGTCGAGGATCTGGGCGACGGCGAGGCGTTCCTGATGACGGACTGGAGCGAGTCGGTGCGTCGGGTGCAGTTCCACCGCAAGCGCACCTTCGACGCGGGGGCGACGCCCGGCCTCGACGACTTCGAGCGTCCGGAACTCAAATCGATCAGCGACGACCTCGTATCGGACCTCCGGGAGATCAGCGACGAACAGGAGCGTCGGGAGAGCGAACTCGCGGATCTGCGCCAGGAGGTAGAGAAGAAAGAACAGCGCATCCGTGACCTCGAATCGGAACTGGAGGAGGCCCGCGACCTGTCGCGGATGGCCGACCGGTTCGCGCAAGCGATGCTGCAGAAAGCCGAGGCGCCGTACCGCGGCGGCGAGGGCCGTAACCTCGCCCACACGGGAACGGTGGCGGCCGACCAGGCGGAACTCCGGGAGTACGAGGCGGGCAACGACGCCGAAGCGGACGCGGAAGCCGGCACGGCCCCCGACGCGGAAACGGACTCGGAAGCCGGCACGGCCCCCCGTCCGGACATCGAACCGAACGAGTGGCCGACGCCGGGCGTGATGGCCGGGTCCGGGGACGGTGGCGAAGGCGCCGGCTCGGCGAGCGAGCAGACCGACGTGACCTTCGGGGACGCCGACCCGATGGCTGCGGACGGGACGAGCGAGGCGCCGGCGGACACGAACACGGACGCCGAGAGCGAGTCAGGCGTCTCGACCGGCCCCGAACCCGGCACGCGGGAGGCGGTCGTCGCTGGGCTCCGCGAGGAAATCGAGGCGCTGTCGGGCCTCTCGCGGCGGATGCTGGCTCACTACCGCACGGAGGGACCGTCCGCACCGGTCGACGCCCACGTCGCTGCGGGCGGGACGCCGGCGGAGCCGATGGCGTACGGACGGAATCGCCCGCTCCGGACGGCCGGCTTCGTCGAACACGTCGAAGAGGACAGATACCGCTACGTCCTCCCGGAGCGGGTCGCGGACGCGTTCGACGGCGGCCTCGCCGGCGACGCCCTCGACGAGGCGGTTCGGGATGTCGAACGGGCGTTCGTCGACGAGGAGACGCTGGCGGCCGAGGCAGCAGACGTGCGCGCCGACGACGAACGCGACGAGGTGGAAGTCGTCCACGACGACGTGGCCGGCGACGACGGCTTCGTCGACGAGGACGCCGTCCTCGTCGAGGAGAGCGGGGGGACGCCGGCGTCGGCGGACGACGCCACGCGCCAGCAGATGGCGTCGGGAAGCGGGGACGACGATCCGGCCTCGCGGACCGACGCGGAGATTCTGTAG
- the tpiA gene encoding triose-phosphate isomerase has protein sequence MFVLVNLKAYPCDPVDVAEAAHAVADASGVRIAVAPQAAHLERVAATGVETWAQHVAPVAHGSHTGHTLAEAVADAGATGTLLNHSEHRLTLADIDGALDAADRAGLDTVVCANNPDQVAAAAALGPDAVAVEPPELIGGDVSVGTADPDIVEGAVAAAAAVDPDVSVYCGAGVSTGEDLTAAADLGADGVLLASGVAKADDPRAALSDLVSGV, from the coding sequence ATGTTCGTCCTCGTCAACCTGAAGGCGTACCCCTGTGATCCGGTCGATGTCGCCGAGGCGGCCCACGCGGTCGCGGACGCGAGCGGCGTCCGCATCGCCGTTGCCCCACAGGCCGCCCACCTCGAACGCGTCGCCGCCACCGGCGTCGAGACGTGGGCCCAACACGTCGCACCCGTTGCCCACGGCAGCCACACCGGCCACACGCTCGCGGAGGCCGTCGCCGACGCGGGCGCCACCGGCACCCTTCTCAATCACTCCGAGCACCGCCTGACACTCGCCGACATCGACGGCGCCCTCGACGCCGCCGACCGCGCCGGACTCGACACCGTGGTCTGCGCGAACAACCCCGACCAGGTCGCGGCGGCGGCGGCCCTCGGCCCCGACGCCGTCGCGGTCGAACCCCCCGAACTCATCGGCGGCGACGTGTCGGTGGGGACCGCCGACCCCGATATCGTCGAAGGGGCCGTCGCCGCTGCGGCCGCCGTCGACCCCGACGTGTCCGTCTACTGTGGCGCCGGGGTCTCCACGGGCGAGGATCTGACCGCGGCCGCCGATCTCGGGGCCGACGGCGTCCTCCTCGCGAGCGGCGTCGCCAAGGCCGACGATCCACGGGCGGCGCTGTCCGACCTCGTCTCGGGCGTCTGA
- a CDS encoding carbon-nitrogen hydrolase family protein — protein MSRDHDAAESFTLGAAQIEPAYHDAEVTLDKTCRWIERAGDRGVDVLVFPETYFPGYPYWRRSTSIARWTDLMVDLAENSLHVDDDAVSIIGEAVADADLHLVLGTNEVDDRPGSGTLYNSLFFFDRSGDLVRRHRKLMPTHDERAIWGRGDPEHLTTHDTDVGRLGGLVCYENHMTLSKAALCAQGEEIHAAVWPGFWEQHGHPGDKTRAASAEARDTCDIYPAVREYAFETQSFVVSCSAYMSEGVPEGFDEGELGFGVGNGGSMLVNPAGIVKAGPAIGEETLLTAEFDRSERRATKAYFDAMGHYARWDAVNLEVSDGRLDPIHDHHGDPDRPALSPAAAQSLAEEYEVNVETVEAVADAIADEG, from the coding sequence ATGTCACGCGACCACGACGCCGCCGAATCGTTCACCCTCGGCGCCGCACAGATCGAACCGGCCTATCACGACGCCGAGGTGACCCTCGATAAGACCTGCCGGTGGATCGAACGCGCCGGTGACCGCGGCGTCGACGTACTGGTCTTCCCCGAGACGTACTTCCCCGGCTACCCCTACTGGCGACGCAGCACCTCCATCGCCCGCTGGACCGACCTGATGGTCGACCTCGCCGAAAACAGCCTCCACGTCGACGACGACGCCGTCTCGATAATCGGTGAGGCCGTCGCCGACGCCGACCTGCATCTCGTCCTCGGCACGAACGAGGTGGACGACCGTCCGGGCAGCGGCACGCTCTACAACTCGCTGTTCTTTTTCGATCGCTCGGGCGACCTGGTTCGGCGCCACCGGAAACTCATGCCCACCCACGACGAACGCGCCATCTGGGGCCGGGGCGACCCCGAACACCTGACTACCCACGACACCGACGTGGGTCGACTCGGCGGCCTCGTCTGCTACGAGAACCACATGACGCTCTCGAAGGCCGCACTCTGTGCGCAGGGTGAGGAGATTCACGCCGCCGTCTGGCCGGGGTTTTGGGAACAGCACGGCCACCCCGGCGACAAGACCCGCGCCGCCTCCGCGGAGGCCCGCGACACCTGCGACATCTACCCCGCCGTCCGCGAGTACGCCTTCGAGACGCAGTCGTTCGTCGTCTCGTGTTCCGCCTACATGAGCGAGGGCGTCCCCGAGGGGTTCGACGAGGGCGAACTCGGCTTCGGCGTGGGCAACGGCGGGAGCATGCTCGTCAACCCCGCCGGCATCGTGAAGGCCGGCCCCGCCATCGGGGAGGAGACCCTGCTGACCGCCGAGTTCGACCGCTCCGAGCGTCGCGCCACCAAGGCCTACTTCGACGCGATGGGCCACTACGCCCGCTGGGACGCGGTGAACCTGGAGGTGTCCGACGGGCGTCTCGATCCGATCCACGACCACCACGGCGACCCCGACCGTCCCGCCCTCTCGCCCGCCGCCGCCCAGTCGCTCGCCGAGGAGTACGAGGTGAACGTGGAGACGGTCGAGGCCGTCGCGGACGCCATCGCCGACGAGGGATAA
- a CDS encoding multiprotein bridging factor aMBF1, whose amino-acid sequence MPQCEMCGAESSSLTTTKVEGAELELCDSCTDFGTEVRTESSSSSSTKYSTSSSSSSSSSSSTSGGSSSGGSRRRRDMFDDMEELAADYDDRIRTAREDRGLSQEDLANELNEKASLIRKLERGDILPSDEVQTKLERKLDISLSEGASDEDAEWSGGSSTTTTLGDVVKRKD is encoded by the coding sequence ATGCCCCAGTGTGAAATGTGCGGTGCGGAGAGTTCGTCGCTCACGACGACGAAAGTCGAGGGGGCCGAACTCGAACTCTGTGACAGCTGTACCGACTTCGGCACCGAGGTCCGGACGGAGTCGAGCAGCTCGTCCTCGACGAAGTACTCCACGTCGTCTTCGTCCTCCTCGTCCTCGTCCTCGTCCACCTCCGGCGGGTCGTCGTCCGGTGGCTCCCGCCGCCGCCGCGATATGTTCGACGACATGGAGGAACTCGCGGCCGACTACGACGACCGTATCCGTACGGCTCGCGAGGACCGCGGCCTGAGCCAGGAGGACCTCGCGAATGAACTCAACGAGAAGGCGAGTCTGATCCGCAAACTCGAACGCGGCGACATCCTGCCGAGCGACGAGGTCCAGACGAAACTCGAACGGAAACTCGACATCTCCCTGTCAGAGGGGGCGAGCGACGAGGACGCCGAGTGGTCCGGCGGGTCGTCGACGACGACAACGCTCGGCGACGTGGTGAAGCGGAAGGACTAG